The Trichoderma atroviride chromosome 5, complete sequence genome contains a region encoding:
- a CDS encoding uncharacterized protein (EggNog:ENOG41~antiSMASH:Cluster_5.3), translating to MADFADNDIQELLQQAEQRLSGGRIVAKEASTASTAKPVGGEDVVKAVAAPTPELAQVRVPQPKMDAQRKGKNTAGADWFDLPKTNMTAEFKRDWQLLRMRNVLDPKHQRKNLRASAPRIFAGGQGHCQSNRPIQRETWP from the exons ATGGCTGATTTTGCCGACAATGACATCCAGGAGCTCCTACAGCAAGCCGAGCAGCGCCTCAGCGGTGGCCGCATAGTCGCCAAGGAAGCTTCAACAGCTTCGACGGCGAAGCCAGTGGGAGGAGAGGATGTTGTTAAGGCTGTAGCAGCTCCCACGCCAGAATTGGCTCAAGTCCGCGTGCCGCAGCCCAAGATGGATGCACAGCGGAAGGGTAAG AACACAGCAGGGGCTGACTGGTTTGATCTTCCCAAAACAAACATGACGGCAGAGTTCAAGAGAGACTGGCAACTCTTGCGCATGCGAAATGTCCTAGACCCTAAGCATCAGAGAAAAAACCTCCGAGCCAGCGCCCCCCGTATATTCGCAGGTGGGCAAGGTCATTGCCAGTCCAACCGACCCATTCAGCGCGAGACTTGGCCGTAA
- a CDS encoding uncharacterized protein (BUSCO:EOG092D2V2F~antiSMASH:Cluster_5.3), with protein sequence MESQNQSAPTHPSHNRPAPVYDPTQGGHYGACAALASQGFAPAELYTGPWANVHQGLTGQYKDILTTYWQQTISHLESDTHDYKIHQLPLARIKKVMKADPEVKMISAEAPILFAKGCDIFITELTMRAWIHAEENKRRTLQRSDIASALAKSDMFDFLIDIVPREEATAHAKRTTTQPSAAQPVPGGAQAPMAGHPGMAQAPSHPSAHPMATAGYMDAHALGAEQDYRQPPNMYPGQVPQGPPAAAYGQAQPQTAIYGEMEGMYPYSTMQPQQAPMQSEEFE encoded by the exons ATGGAGTCGCAAAACCAGTCTGCGCCAACCCACCCGTCACATAACCGGCCGGCACCCGTCTACGATCCCACGCAAGGAGGACACTATG GTGCCTGTGCTGCT CTTGCCTCGCAAGGCTTTGCACCGGCCGAGCTATACACCGGCCCCTGGGCAAAT GTTCACCAAGGACTCACAGGACAGTACAAGGATATCCTAACAACCTACTGGCAGCAGACAATCAGCCACTTGGAAAGCGACACTCACGATTACAAGATCCACCAGCTGCCCCTTGCGCGTATCAAAAAGGTCATGAAGGCCGACCCAGAGGTCAAGATGATTTCCGCCGAAGCACCGATTCTATTCGCCAAGGGCTGTGACATCTTCATTACGGAACTCACTATGCGCGCATGGATCCATGCAGAGGAGAACAAGCGCCGCACTCTGCAGCGGTCCGACATTGCCTCGGCACTTGCTAAATCCGACATGTTTGATTTCCTCATCGACATTGTCCCTAGAGAAGAAGCTACAGCACACGCCAAAAGAACCACCACCCAGCCCTCCGCCGCGCAGCCAGTCCCCGGTGGCGCCCAGGCACCAATGGCCGGGCACCCAGGCATGGCTCAGGCGCCTAGCCATCCGTCTGCCCACCCAATGGCCACCGCAGGTTACATGGACGCGCATGCGCTCGGCGCTGAGCAGGACTACAGACAGCCCCCCAACATGTATCCTGGCCAGGTTCCCCAGGGCCCTCCCGCTGCCGCCTATGGACAGGCCCAGCCACAAACGGCTATCTATGGCGAAATGGAGGGCATGTATCCATACTCAACAATGCAACCGCAACAG GCACCAATGCAGTCTGAAGAATTCGAATAG
- a CDS encoding uncharacterized protein (antiSMASH:Cluster_5.3): protein MGRVPYLRSVVDVEELWDSMCTAAIAITTKALTGIDNAEVLLKIKGFIAMFIQTMEGWGYSVSTLDNFLLQLFDKYAQLLKRRFSEDFQEIVSTDDYMPMAINSLSDYEKVINVSWFTPDRPTEELAFPCVLPFSQMYPLCCIDIRNFLNQFYFFLDDHFQHSDIIDETLRKSLDELLSEKVCKSLVERLSSQYLGQIVQILINLEHFEIACRELEQLLIRARSTTSAGGPLRLNATEEFRNNKKTAEKRIFELVNSKIDDLVDTAEYDWLANAVQTEPSNYMQTLTRYLSNIMNSTLLGLPREIKELIYFDALSHAAEKILALPLSSEVRHINGHGVSALAQDVNYLTDFVGSLENGQMLRENLDELQQTVNLMQSDNHDEFYDISIRNKKYGRVDPPQWADAT, encoded by the exons ATGGGGCGCGTGCCTTATCTGCGCTCTGTGGTTGAT GTAGAAGAACTTTGGGACTCCATGTGCACGGCAGCTATAGCCATCACGACGAAAGCGCTGACAGGTATCGATAATGCCGAAGTGCTACTGAAAATCAAGGGCTTTATTGCCATGTTCATTCAGACTATGGAA GGCTGGGGATACTCCGTCTCTACTCTTGATAATTTCCTCTTACAGCTCTTCGATAAGTatgcccagctgctgaagcgTCGATTCAGTGAAGACTTTCAAGAG ATTGTTTCCACCGACGACTACATGCCAATGGCTATCAACTCGCTTAGCGACTACGAGAAAGTGATCAATGTCAGCTGGTTCACACCAGATCGACCTACGGAGGAACTTGC ATTCCCATGTGTTTTACCATTTTCTCAGATGTACCCCCTCTGTTGTATCGACATCCGAAACTTTCTGAACCAGTTCTACTTTTTCCTTGACGACCACTTTCAGCACTCGGATATTATTGATGAAACGCTCCGAAAG TCTTTAGATGAGCTTCTTAGTGAGAAAGTTTGCAAGTCTCTTGTGGAGCGTCTGAGCTCTCAATATTTAGGACAGATTGTGCAGATTCTCATCAATTTAGAGCACTTTGAGATAGCGTGCCGTGAGCTGGAACAGCTGTTGATCAGAGCAAGGTCTACCACTTCGGCGGGCGGTCCTTTGAGATTGAATGCGACCGAGGAATTCCgcaacaacaaaaagacTGCCGAAAAGAGAATATTCGAGCTAGTCAACTCAAAAATTGACGATCTTGTGGATACGGCAGAATACGACTG GCTGGCAAATGCAGTGCAGACGGAGCCCAGCAATTACATGCAAACTCTTACTCGATATCTGTCCAACATTATGAATTCTACGCTTCTGGGGCTGCCTAGAGAGATTAAAGAATTGATTTATTTTGATGCTCTGAGCCACGCAGCCGAGAAAATATTG GCCCTGCCTCTTTCATCCGAAGTTCGACACATCAACGGCCATGGAGTGTCAGCTTTGGCACAAGACGTCAACTATCTTACCGACTTTGTCGGGAGCTTAGAAAACGGACAGATGCTACGTGAAAATCTCGATGAACTTCAGCAGACTGTAAATCTGATGCAGTCGGATAATCATGACGAGTTCTATGATATTTCAATCCGCAACAAGAAATATGGCCGAGTTGACCCCCCTCAATGGGCCGATGCTACTTGA